The genomic window GCGTAGCAACGAAATCTCGGCTTGATAACCATGGGAACAATATGGTAAATCTCAACTACTTTTACTTATTGCACCTTCGTATTAGAGATTCAACAAGGCAGCAAAAGAATATGTTTCGTTCTTAAGTTTGGCAAAAAACAACCACCAAGTAACAAACTACTTGGTGGTTATAAGAATAATCAGTTAGCCCGACAACTTACGGCGTAACGCTACAGGCAACACCATTCAAGCTGAAAGCAGTTGGTTTGGCGTTCGTACCACTGAAGCTCGCTTGCATACCAAAGCTTGCAGTTGCCCCAGTGCCTAAGTAGCCATTCCAATTGACGTTAGTCACATTGACCGCTTGGCCAACTTGGCTCACATTGCCATTCCACAAATTACTAATAAATTGATTACCTGCGTAAGTCCAAGCAAGGTTCCAGCCATTGATCGCCGCACCGTTGTTTTTGATCACAACATCGGCGGTGAAGCCGGTTGGCCATTGGTTGGAAATGGTGTAGGTCACTTGGCAACTTGAGTTCGTTTGGGTTGGCACAACTGGCGTGTTGGTTGGCACAGGAGTTGCCGTCGCTGGCCGTGGCGTAGCGGTTGGCACGATTGGCGTAGCCGTCGCGGTTGGGCCAATCGGGGTTGCCGTCGCCGGAATTGGCGTAGCTGTGGCTGGGCGTGGCGTGGCGGTCGCCGGAATTGGAGTCGCAGTTGGCGGAATTGGCGTAGCCGTCGGTGGGGTTACCGAGCCAGCTTTTTCATCCAAATAGGCCGCGACCCAAGCTAATGGTGCATTCCAGTTGATGGTAATTTCGTTGGTTGACCACGATTCTATATGATCAACGAAACATTTTTGGGCTTTACAGCCAGGTAAACCAATGCTTTGAGCATAGGGATCTTGCAATGCCGAGTTAGGGCCGCCCGAAACTGCCCCGGCTGGTGGGCGAGGAAAGCCACTATTCGCTTGGAAGGCCCAGAAACGGTGATGCGGGTTTTGCAAGGGGTTTTCGCCATAACCCGTCACATACGATTTATCCATCGCATTGCGACCCAGCAAATAATCCATACCTTGGCTCATTGCATTGAGATAGCTCACGTTGCCAGTGAAATCATGGGCCAAGCCCAAAATAATCCCATTATTCAAGACAAACGAGTTGGAACCCCATGGATAACCAGTGCTGGTTGAATTAAATGGTGTGCCATAGCCTTGGCCAGTGGTGTTATTGGCAAACACAGTGGCTGCGCTAATCACTGCATTGCGCACGCCCGCCAGTTCGCTACTGTTGAAGCCGCTGGGTACAACCGCCAATGAAATTGTGCCTAGCGCCTCGGTTGTGCCCCACGTCATGGCTGGTTCGCGGCTGCTGTAATCGCTTGGTACATCTTGGTAGTAGCTTGAGCTTTGCAAATAGCTCTTGTATTCGGCTTTGCCAGTCGTGATGTAGAGTTCGCTGGCGGCCCAATAAAATTCATCGCCAACTTGTGGATCGCCATACGAACCACCGCCTGTTCCATCACTATCTAAGGCAATCACGTTAGGGTTAGCCCGCGCCGCTGCCCAAGCAGTTTCGGCAGCGCTCAACAAACGTGATGAATACGCTGGATCAATGAAACGCCAGATCCGTGAACCTTGGGCCGCAGTTGCCGCCAAGTTCAAGGTTGCAGCAGTGCTTGGTGGGCGCAATACCCGATCCTGTGAGTCTTGATCGGGGCGCAGTGGAATACCAGTCCAGTTGGCATCGTGCATTTTGTGGTGCACCATGCCAGCCCGTGGTTGACCAGCAGGCACTTGCATGCGCAACATAAAATCCAATTCCCAACGCGCCTCGTCGAGCAAATCGGCTACGCCATTGCTATTTTCAGGAATACTCATGCGGCCATCGCCAAAATCGGCTGCCGACGCACCTAAATATTGGTTGCGCTCATATTGATTAAGCAATGTCCAGACCGAAATCCCACCATTGACCACATATTTGCCATGGTCGCCAGCATCGTACCAGCCGCCAACTACATTCAGTGAATAGCTACAGCCAGTGCCAGGCGCACAGGGCACATTGGTATCGCCACGGTTGGGAGCGATGCCAACATGGCCAGCAGGTCGAGTCAGATCATTGCGCCCAGCATAGGGCATGGTGATCCCAATTCCGCTGCGATTATGGTAGAAGTAGGCGAGAGCATCGTATTTTAATTGGCGATAGACCGTCGCGCTAATATCAAATTGATGGCTCACATTGCCAGCTGCTGCCAAGGTAAAGCTGCTGCCAGTGCCAGTGTAGCCCGAAAAATCGATGATATGAATCGTATCGCCAGAGCTAGCATCATAGCCAAAAACCGTAGTATTGCCTGAAAACACGGTTGAGCCGGAGCTATTGCGCAGTTGCCAAGCCACAGGCGAGTTACTGCTATTGACCAAGCTTGCACGTTTAATCGCATTGGGCAAATAGCCATGCTGGTTGACCCGAATCAGCGAGGAAGCTGCCACAGCAGCAGCGGGGAGATTAGCCGGAGTTGTATTGCGGGATTCGTGTTGGATAACCCCAAACACCGAGGAGATGTTCCCAAAAGCCACACTTGCCGTCAGCGCAACCGTACTACAGGCTGCGATCAGCGTGCGTGATCGTTTCCGCCGTTGGAAATGAACAGTCATTGGTCGATCCTTTTTGGGCTATTGCAACAGGAAAATTATCTGCTGCAATAGTTCAACATAATTAAATAGAGCAGCATTTGGGATCGGTTTCAATCTAGGATGGAGATTGCTCAGCCAGTTTTTGCGTCATAAGGGTTTCAATTGCAATAACTATTTGAGATCGTTCCCAAATTATTGAGGCAAATATTAAATGATTTTTACAACTCTGTCAATGCTCTAGCACTATAATAGTTAAATCATGCTATGCCCAATTGTGGTATGGATTGTTAAACCAAGGTGATCGATTAGGGGCTTTTGCAACATATTTCTTAAAAATCATTGACTTTTGCTTAAGGAATCTTTATAATTCCAGTGAAATTATAAAGAGCGTATTAACTGTTACTGCGATCAAGCCTTTACGCTTTTGTCCGCCATCGTTGGTCGTGTTGAACTGGAAAACCCATAACGCGGAGCCACGCCGCTCCTAACCTAGTACGAGGGGGACAATCCAATGGTACAACGCCGTATCTTTAGTTTAACCGTCGGTTGTTGGTCGGCATTATTACTAGTTTTGGCGATTAGCAGCCAAGTTAATGCTCACGGAGCGATGCAAACGCCAGTCAGTCGGACGTATGCATGTTTTCTCGAAGGCCCAGAAACTCCTGATACCGCCGCTTGTCGCGCAGCAATTGATATCGGGGGCACGCAGCCGCTCTACGATTGGAATGAAGTTAATATTGGTAATGCTGCGGGTCAGCATCGTTCGTTAATTCCCGATGGCAAATTGTGTAGTGCAGGCCGCGCCAAGTATGCCGGCTTTGATCTACCACGCGCCGATTGGCCCGCCACGCCCTTAACTTCGGGCAGTTCAATGAGTTTTCTCTATCGGGCGACCGCACCGCACCCAGGTTCATTCGAGTTTTACATTACCCGCGATGGCTATAGCCCGACCCAAGCCCTCAAATGGTCGGATCTTGAGGCCACGCCCTTTTTGAAGGTCACCAATCCGCAATTAGTTAATGGCTCATATGTGATCAATGCCCGCATTCCCAGTAACAAAACTGGCCGCCATTTGATCTATTCAATTTGGCAGCGCTCGGATAGTGCTGAGGCCTTTTACACCTGCTCGGATGTGACCTTTGGCGGCACCAACCCAACCAGTGTGCCAACCGCCACGCCACGGCCAAGCGCTGTGCCCACTGCAACCGTGCCACCAACAGGCACACCAATTGCGACCGCTACACCGCGCCCAACCAGCGTGCCAACTGCTACGCCAACCAACCCAACTACCCAAGCTTGGCAACCCTACACCAGCTATGCCACTGGCGCAGGAGTGACCTACGCAGGCAGCACCTATATCTGCCGCCAAGGCCATACCTCGCTGCCAGGCTGGGAACCCTCAGCAGTGCCAGCGTTATGGCAATTGATTAATTAAATGGATCAAAGCCCCGCAGATCTGGCTGAAGCTGCGGGGCTTTGGATTTAGTTAGCTAGCGGCCATAACGCCACTTGGTTAGTCATAATCAGCGGCATCAATAGAACTCCACGTTGACGGTCAAGATTAATATCAGCAGGAGCGCCTGTTGTCCCATGGTACATGATGCGTTCGCTGCCATCAGCCATTAATTGATGAATATTGGCGGTTTGCCACGATGAAACCAACAAACTTTGATCAGCTAACACCACCAAGCCATCATGTTGGCTAGCGCTAGCCTTGCGATAAGGCTGCAATGTGCCATCAACAGTCAGTTCAAAAATCTCAACCGCAGTATCGTAGCGGCAAACCAACAGCGTGCCATCAGCAGTTATAACCAAGCCATTGGGGTTACCATCGGCAAGTTTGACCATCAGCGAAACATTGCCCGCTGGATCAATTTGATAGATCGCCGCCGTACCAGTGCTCGAAAAATCCTCTTTTACTCCCATATCGCTAACAAACACCATTCCATCATCACGCGCCACAAGATCATTTAAGAAGCTGCTACCGCTAATTGCAATTGTGCCTTTGACCTCGCCCGAAACTGCGTCAAACAAGCGCACGCTATCCAGATCAGCCACATACAGGGTATTATTGGCAATCGCCATGCCTTTGGGCGCGTTTAATTCGACCTCTGCACTCGCGCCATCAATCCATTTGGCTTGATTAAGTGTGCCATCGGGGTTAATTTGCGCAATATAGCCGTTATCATCGCGGCCAAATGGTGTACCATTAATATTTGAAACCAGATACAGATCGCTGAGCTGATTGTGCAGCATGCCTTCTGGTTGGGCAAAACCTTCGCTCAAGGTGATTGGTGTGGTAATTGCGGCAATTGGGGCGATTGTTGGCTCAAGCGTTGGGGCAACAGTGGCCGTTACTTCAGCTTGGCTAACGCTAGTTGCGATTGGCGCAATGGTTGCAGTCGGGGCGACGCTGCTCCCACAACTCGTTAAACTCACACCGATAATTAGTATTAATAGATAGATCCGAGCCATTGGAGCATTCCTTTCTGAATAATGTTCATAGCAGAATGCTACCAAGCCACGGCTTCGCTAGTAAGACATGGAAATATCCTATGATAAAAACTCCTAGCCTCGCGCCAACCAAGCCAAATCAGATTCAGCGCCGCCGTTTGCTGACCGATTTTCTGCGTGCTCGGCGTGCTCGCATTTCGCCGGAAAGTGTTGGTTTACCTAATGGCCAACGCCGCCGCACCCCAGGCTTACGTCGCGAAGAGGTGGCTTTATTGGCGGGAGTCAGCGTTAGTTGGTATACCTGGTTTGAGCAAGGCCGCGAAATTCAAGTTTCTAGCGCGGTTTTGGATAGTTTGGTGCGGGTGTTGCAACTTGATGGCTATGAACGTGAGCATTTGTATGTTTTAGCCCGTGATAGTGTTAATCCCTTGCCTTGGCTATGTCATGAAATTGATTCAGGCACCCAATTGATGCTCGACATGCTCGATCCGGCTCCGGCCTATGTCATTAGCCCATGTTGCACG from Chloroflexota bacterium includes these protein-coding regions:
- a CDS encoding SMP-30/gluconolactonase/LRE family protein, with amino-acid sequence MARIYLLILIIGVSLTSCGSSVAPTATIAPIATSVSQAEVTATVAPTLEPTIAPIAAITTPITLSEGFAQPEGMLHNQLSDLYLVSNINGTPFGRDDNGYIAQINPDGTLNQAKWIDGASAEVELNAPKGMAIANNTLYVADLDSVRLFDAVSGEVKGTIAISGSSFLNDLVARDDGMVFVSDMGVKEDFSSTGTAAIYQIDPAGNVSLMVKLADGNPNGLVITADGTLLVCRYDTAVEIFELTVDGTLQPYRKASASQHDGLVVLADQSLLVSSWQTANIHQLMADGSERIMYHGTTGAPADINLDRQRGVLLMPLIMTNQVALWPLAN
- a CDS encoding lytic polysaccharide monooxygenase, whose protein sequence is MVQRRIFSLTVGCWSALLLVLAISSQVNAHGAMQTPVSRTYACFLEGPETPDTAACRAAIDIGGTQPLYDWNEVNIGNAAGQHRSLIPDGKLCSAGRAKYAGFDLPRADWPATPLTSGSSMSFLYRATAPHPGSFEFYITRDGYSPTQALKWSDLEATPFLKVTNPQLVNGSYVINARIPSNKTGRHLIYSIWQRSDSAEAFYTCSDVTFGGTNPTSVPTATPRPSAVPTATVPPTGTPIATATPRPTSVPTATPTNPTTQAWQPYTSYATGAGVTYAGSTYICRQGHTSLPGWEPSAVPALWQLIN
- a CDS encoding glycoside hydrolase family 9 protein; translation: MTVHFQRRKRSRTLIAACSTVALTASVAFGNISSVFGVIQHESRNTTPANLPAAAVAASSLIRVNQHGYLPNAIKRASLVNSSNSPVAWQLRNSSGSTVFSGNTTVFGYDASSGDTIHIIDFSGYTGTGSSFTLAAAGNVSHQFDISATVYRQLKYDALAYFYHNRSGIGITMPYAGRNDLTRPAGHVGIAPNRGDTNVPCAPGTGCSYSLNVVGGWYDAGDHGKYVVNGGISVWTLLNQYERNQYLGASAADFGDGRMSIPENSNGVADLLDEARWELDFMLRMQVPAGQPRAGMVHHKMHDANWTGIPLRPDQDSQDRVLRPPSTAATLNLAATAAQGSRIWRFIDPAYSSRLLSAAETAWAAARANPNVIALDSDGTGGGSYGDPQVGDEFYWAASELYITTGKAEYKSYLQSSSYYQDVPSDYSSREPAMTWGTTEALGTISLAVVPSGFNSSELAGVRNAVISAATVFANNTTGQGYGTPFNSTSTGYPWGSNSFVLNNGIILGLAHDFTGNVSYLNAMSQGMDYLLGRNAMDKSYVTGYGENPLQNPHHRFWAFQANSGFPRPPAGAVSGGPNSALQDPYAQSIGLPGCKAQKCFVDHIESWSTNEITINWNAPLAWVAAYLDEKAGSVTPPTATPIPPTATPIPATATPRPATATPIPATATPIGPTATATPIVPTATPRPATATPVPTNTPVVPTQTNSSCQVTYTISNQWPTGFTADVVIKNNGAAINGWNLAWTYAGNQFISNLWNGNVSQVGQAVNVTNVNWNGYLGTGATASFGMQASFSGTNAKPTAFSLNGVACSVTP